TTAATTTTGAATTGAATATTTCCACAATGTCTTCCGGTTTTTGTTCCGGCGGCATTTCATAAAACAGTCCTTCACCTCTTCGGAAATTCTCATAGCTTCCATCTTTAAATTTTGCAAGAAAGAAATGGGTGGGGGTATTGCTCATGCTTTGAAGAATCCTTTCAGGCATTGCGTATTTACATTTTTCAATTTTGATTATATCAGAGTCAAACTTTACCATATTTTCAGAGGTAAGGGTATACTCAATGATTCCTTTTTGGATAAATTCGGTATCATAAGGCCTTTTATCTATAATACCATACCGTTTTTCATGTAATCTGTTATAGATGATCTCAACTGCTTTTCCTTTATGTCTGAATACGACACAAGGGAAAAATGTTCCGTCATTTAACAGAACAGAAGCAGAATATTCATCGCCGTAAGGTACACTGGAAATAGGTTCAACATATTTGTTCAGAAGGTAAATGAGATCATACTCATCTATTGTTGACCCATAACGCTTAAAATTTTTTTCGTCTCTTTCAATGATAATCATGGCTTTAGATTAGCTTATATATATGACATGCCTGCATAGATGTGTTGTACAGGGTATCATAAATTTTTACAATACTACAAAAAAATAGCTACAGTATAATATTTATCTACTTTTAATATCTCTGATCATTGTAAAGAATTGGAATTCAATTATGTAATGAGCCATTCTATTCTATATTACGTTTGTTGTAAATTGAACACTGTGCCGGCAGGATCCGTAATCCAGTGCATGTTTTCAGGAAGTTCCTCAATTTCGTCACAGGTTTCCACACCGTTTGACTGCAGATATTGGGTCGCTTCTTCTACATTGGGAACGGTAAGCTGTAACCAGGTTTCAGAATGGGTGTAATTGTCTACACAATCCAGCCATACTATATTGCTGCCGAACTTCACCTGATGGGTTCTGGAAACAGTGGGATTATTAATCGGTTTTTCTTCCACATCCAGCTTCAGAATATTCTTGTAAAAAGCAATTGTTTTTTCATATTTATTTTTTGGAATTTTTATAGCGATATTAATTCCAGCTTCAAATTTTGGGTGCATATTATCTGTTTTTTGTGAGTTTTACAAAGTAATTATTGAGGTGAATTAGAAACCTTTGATTAAAATTATCAATTTACTGTGAAAATGAGCTTGCCACAGGACAAGATTTTATCCGGATGAAATCCATTCTTCGTGAATTCTGTTTAAATAAAGGTTTTTCGGTATTTTTTAATTCATATCATATTGTGTTTTATTTTGCGGATTTCAGGGAGAATAAATTCATTTATGGTCAATATTTTTTAAATAATTTACTTTGATTAGAAAAAAATGATTAATTTCGAATGCAAACCAAACCTATTATTATGAAAAATTTAAAAAAAATCCAGAGACAGGAAATGAAAGTAATTAAAGGCGGGATTAACTGCCCGGGCGGACAAATATGCTTAATCGGTGGAAAATGGCAATGCATGCCTTATGATGGATGTGGCGGCGGAAACCAGCCTTAAAATATACGTTTAACCCAATAATTACTTTATTATGAAAAATTATAAGAAAATTTCAAGAGATCAATTAAAAAGTATCAATGGTGGAGCAGCTGGATGCTCTGAAGCATGTTGTCCGCCGCCGGGAATAAAAAAATGTCCCTGGGTGCTTTGTTATGCACCATGTGATATATTAATGTGATAAACAGTATTAATGTAGATAACTAAAAAGCCTTAGATTCAAAGATTCTAGGGCTTTTTTTAATGGGTATACCCGTACTTGGTTAAAATCTATTTAAAAACATCAAATTACCACTTTTGTGGTATTTAAATTTAATCCTAAAATATTGTAATTAGCAATTACAAATTATTGATGCTGAATGAGCATATCAAAACAGAACCCTCATTCCTGCGGTGCGTTTACCTATTTGAAGGCACAATGTTATTCCGGCACGAGACAATGGCAGAATGCCGCGTTATGTTATCAAAAATATTTGCCTATCCATGATTCTTTGTACACGGATGACATACAAAAAAGTATGGATGAAGCGGAAGCGAAATTTCAGAATAAAGAAAAGCAGCTGCAGATAAAATCCCAAGCAAAAAGATCTGAGTTTTGCACTGTAATAACTATCTGACTAAAATGATTATCAAAACTTCTGTGCTATTATAATGCGGAATCTCATAAAGGTTTGTTTGAGGGATAAAGGAAAAATATTTGAAAGGAAGAATAAATCTAAAAAATAGCTTATTCTTATACCTTTAAAATATATAATAGTAACTATTGTAGAGCTTTACTATTAAGTCTTGTATCGGCAACTTTAGTTAAGAGAGCATCACACTTTTTTTCTTCCCCAAGGGTAGCTAGGAAATTCTTAAGACAGAAATTTTCTTTCAAGACCTTCGCATACGCAGCCAGTGTTCCATATGTGGCGATTTCATAATGTTCCACTTTTTGGGCTGCTGCAATAATACCCGCATCTCGGACAGATCCTGCTAGTGTTTCTTCCATAATACTTTTGCCTTCATCCAGTAGTCCCTGCATAGCATCACATTTCTTTGCCTGAGGTCTTTTCTTTAGTGATTTAAAGCATTCTTCCAGTCTCTTAACATGAATTTGTGTTTCCAGTAAATGAGCCTCTATTGCTTCCTTAAGCTTCTTATCCGTAGCATTTTTGTGCATTTTAGGTAAAGCTTTTACTAAAGCCTTTTCAGCCCAGTAAATATCTTTCAGTGAATTTTCAAATAAGTCTTTAAGCTCCTTGGCTGCTCCTTTTTTAGCAGGAGTTTTAATTGTTTTTTTTGTAGCAGTTGATTTACTTGCACTCGTTTTTTTTGTAGTGGATTTTGCCATAATATTAGATTTAGTGGTGAGAATTAATAACAGCAATTTTAAGACCATACATTTTAAGCAAATAACTACGAGTATTTCATCTTATGATCTGGCTCATAAAAAAAAAACAGGGTTCTGCATATATTAGAGAAAATATTACCAGACAGCATTGCATTTCTTTTACCGTTTCAGTTTTGAAATATTGTTTTGTATAAATCCCCTCTTAATTATGAAAAAGAACCTTTTTGACCGATTTTCCGACTGGGCTGTATGTTTTACAGGAAGTGCGGGCGCATTTATCGGCGCAAGTCTGATGGTGGTTGCATGGGCAGCTACTGGCCCGATGTTTAAATTTTCAGAGGTTTGGCAGATGGTAATCAATACCGGAACAACTATTATTACCTTTCTTATGGTATTTCTGATTCAGAAAGCACAGAATAAAGACTCTAAGGCTATTCAGATTAAACTCAATGAACTTATTGCAAGTTATGAGAACGCAAGTAACCGGCTTGTGGATATAGAAGATCTGAGCGAAGATGAACTTGATCAACTCCATAAATTTTACGAAAAATTAGGCAAATCTCCCGGAAATAAAAAAGGACCATCTGGCAAAAGGGATGATAAGTATAAACAAAGCCGTTACAAATAATGATTTATTGAAATGAATTGTTTTATAAAATAGCATAATATGGAATGTGATACATGAAAATTATTCAAATCACTCAAAATGAACCTTTGATTTCTACCACAACAAAAAATTATTCATATGAAAAAAAGTAAAGAAAATAAGAACGAAAAGTTAAATCAGCTTGAATCGTTAAGTACATCCAATGATATTGAGATGCTAACAACCAATCAGGGTCTGAAAATTAATAATAATCAGGATTCCTTAAAGTCAGAAGAAAGAGGTCCCACATTATTGGAGGACTTTATTCTTAGAGAGAAGATCACTCATTTTGATCATGAAAGAATTCCTGAGAGAATTGTCCATGCGAGAGGATCGGGAGCTCATGGTGTTTTCAAGCTTCATAAAAACATGGAGAAATATACAAAAGCAGGATTTTTAAATCAGGTCGGAAAAGAAACTCCTGTATTTGTAAGATTTTCTACTGTAGCAGGAAGTAAGGGAAGTACTGATCTGGCAAGAGATGTCAGAGGATTCGCAGTTAAATTCTATACGGAGGAAGGGAATTATGATCTGGTAGGAAATAATATTCCTGTATTCTTTATTCAGGATGCCATGAAGTTTCCTGATCTGATTCATGCCGTAAAACCCGAGCCTGATAACGAAATTCCCCAGGCCGCTTCTGCTCATGATACGTTCTGGGATTTTATATCATTAATGCCTGAAAGTATGCACATGATTATGTGGGCAATGAGTGATCGTGCTATTCCCCGTAGCCTTAGAATGATGGAAGGTTTTGGGGTTCACACATTTAAGTTCATTAATAATGAAGGTACAGTAAATTTTGTGAAATTTCATTTTAAACCTAAGCTTGGTGTTCATTCCGTAGCATGGGATGAGGCTCAGAAAATATCAGGTATTGATCCTGATTTTCATAAAAGAGATCTTTGGGAAGCCATTGAAAACGGGAACTTTCCGGAATGGGATTTCGGAGTACAGATTATTCCTGAAGAGGATGAAAATGATTTTGATTTTGATCTGTTGGATCCTACCAAACTAATTCCTGAAGAGTTGATTCCTGTACAAATTATAGGAACATTGACACTGAATAAAAACCCCGAGAATTTTTTTGCAGAAACCGAGCAGGTGGCTTTTCATCCTGGACATCTTATTCCGGGGATTGATTTCAGTAATGACCCTTTACTTCAAGGCAGACTGTTTTCCTACACAGATACACAGTTATCTAGGTTAGGATCTCCTAATTTTCATGAGATTCCTATTAACCGCTCTGTTAACGGTGTTCATAATAATCAGCGTGATGGCCATATGAGACAGCAGATCGTAAAGGGAAAAGTAAGTTATGAACCTAATACGATTGGGGGTGGGTGTCCTTTTCAGGCAATGATGAAAGAAGGGGGTTTTACTTCGCATCAGGAAAGAGTTTCAGGAAATAAAATACGGGCACGAAGTAAAAGTTTTGTGGACCATTATTCGCAGGCCAAATTATTTTATAACAGCCAGTCAGATCATGAGAGAAAACATATTCAGAAAGCTTTGATTTTTGAATTGTCTAAAGTCAATATTCCCGACATTAGAGAAAGGGTAGTAGGACAGCTAGGATATATCGATAGGGACCTAGCTGCTAAAGTTGGTGAAAAATTGGGGATAAAAGTAAAAAAACTGGATCAGCCTAATCAAAGTATTCCAGCTGACCAAAACCCAGATACTTTACAAAGTGAATCTCTGGAGCCTAAGCCAGATAAATCAGAAGCACTCAGCATGCATAATACGATTAAAGATACAATTAAAAGCAGGGTGATTGGATTTATTGTAGCTAATGGGTTTAATGAGGATAAGGTGAACATATTGAAGAATAAATTGGAGTCTCTTCATGCAAGGGTAGATTTTATCGCGCCAAGTATGGCACCTGTGAAGTCTGAAAAAGGAACATTAATTAACCCTAAACATACATTGACAAATACGGCAAGTGTATGTTTTGATGCATTGTATATATGTTCAGGGAAAAATGCAGTGCAGGAACTTTTAAATAGTGAGAATAAAAATGGAGTGTTGAATTTTGTAAATGAGGCCTACAGGCATTGTAAAGCAATTTACTTTGGAGATGAAACCGAAGAAATTTATATTTTTAGCAATATTTCCGATAAAAAGCATGACGATCCTGCAGTTATTACATCAGAGCATCAGAACGGGATTGAAAAATTTGTAAAAGCAGTGGCAGGACATAGAGTTTGGGAGCTTGAAACGGAGCGGAACAGTTAAAAATTTTGTAAAATAATTTACAAAATCCAAAAAATGTATGATGGGTGTAAAGATAGTGTGAATATGTGCAGTATATTATATTTAAGATTACGCATGTTTGTAAACTGTTATCCAGTTTTACTTTTTTGTTACCACTTTTTGCAAGATGTTCAATCGTTAGACTGCCTATTGGCCGGTTTTTTTAAGAGATTTTATTGACCTATTTTTATATTTTCGAATAGGTCATTAAATAGGTCACTTTTAATATGCCCTTTTTTGATACTAGCGCTAAAACAAAAACGCTGTAAACATCAATGTTTACAGCGTTTTTGCTTATTTTGGTTTCTAGCCTGGCGGAGAGTGAGGGATTCGAACCCCCGGACCTGTTACAGTCAACAGTTTTCAAGACTGCCGCAATCGACCACTCTGCCAACTCTCCCTGAACTTCGGCTGTACCGTCGTTTTCAGTGGTGCAAATATAGAAAAATTTATATTAATTCCACAAATAAAAACAGTTCAGAATCTATATATCTTGTTACTTACTGTATTGAAATTAAAAGTTTCCATGTTGTACAAAATTGATAAATGTACTGGTTACCGGACCGTTATCCGTAGGATTATTGGTGGATTAAATGCCCTCTAAGTTTTTTCATTTTATAGTAAAAAATTTAGAGGCAAAATTATATGCAAAGCTTACTTTGATTTCCAAAATTATTCAGAAACTTCATTAATTTATAACATTACGATATTATTTTAAAAAAGATGAAGAAGGCTGGAAAATGGGAATGATGATGTTAAAAAGCCAGGGCAGTTAAGTGATCTCAGTAGGAGATTATAGTTTTTGGGCTACTTCCGGATTAAACCCGGATTCCAATGCTTTCAATGGAGGAAGTTTAGGCAATATAGCTGGTGTTATGGAACTCAATGGCAACAAAAGATATAAATGGTGAAGTTATTGAGGGAATAGGAATGAAGCCTGATATCTATGTAACGTCTCCTACTGATGCAGAACTCGCCTGCCGTTTTTGTAGACAGGATGATGATAGAAGCCGTAAAATATCTCAATACCAAATAATCTGGACTTATAGAATGATGCAAAAAAACATGGAGACTTAACTCTCCATGTTTTTTTGGTGAATACTTTTTAGATCACATTTTAATCTCCTTTATTATACTCAATTTATTCCAGAATGAAGTGCCATTTATAACCTTATTAAGTAATATCAGACTTATGTTTCCAATGGTAGTAGGTCCATTCTATACCAAATAATCCGGAATGGATTTCAATATCGAGATAATCATTTTTTCCAAACTTATTATAGATTTTAGGTTTTACATTGATTATCATAGGCTTTGTATATTCTCTCAGTTGGTACGTGCGCAAGTAGCCACTATCCTTCATATGTTTGAAAAGGTCAATTTTATTCGTAAGAATTTCATATTTCTTATTTTCAATGGTGAGAAATACTTTACCAGGAGTTAAGACTTCTGCTTCTGGATGTAAGTGTGGATGTTTTGTTGCTGATATGTCTATCCAAAATGGGGTAGGATTCATCTTTTCTTTCGGAATAACCTTAAACTCATAATTTGCCATTTTCTGTGACCCTTCCGAGTCCATTTTTTCGGATACATAACTTTCTTTGTCGGTAATAAAATATTCTTTAGATGATGGTTGGGAAAAATCAAAAGATATATTAATGGCTAAAAAGAATGGGATACAGTAGAAACTCATTGTCATTAAGATCTGCTGGGTTTTAGTTGAAATATTCTTACTTTTCGCTTTGATAAAAAAAGCTGCTGCCAGAGTTAAAAGGAATAAAATGAGCGGGTTAATTAGAGTGAATTGATACAGTTCTGAAATTTTCCAAATGATGCAGAAATATAAAATAGGGGAGGTAAGAAACAGAAGCTTATAGCTAAGATACAGATCAATATTTTTTCTGTCAGTATCATTCATGAAAAACCTGATCCAGGGAATACAAAAAATGATGATACAGAGAAATTTGAACTGCAATGATAACGGATCTGAAAACAATAAAATTGTACATAAAATTATTCTTGTAATGAGAGAAAATATAATATTTAGAATAATTCGTATGTTATATTTGTCCATTAATTTTTTGAATAAATATAGCATAATTTTTTGTTGAATCATCATTGTCAAAAAATAGGTATATGTTGGTTTCTATTCAAACAATATATAAAGTATATTATTATCTTATCTTTTAATGTTACGTATCTAAAAAAATGTAACTTTATAGTATAGACAACGTGAATGATAGTAATGAGGGGTATGTTTGTTTTAGAGAAATCACATTATGGATCATCAACCGCTTCCCATAACACCTGCCCTTGACAGATATATCGCAAGTGCCAGTTATTTTTTGCAAAGCGCAGGAGAGTTTTGTGAATTTAAGATGGTGCCAAGGATGTTTTCAACACTGTTTTTTGTGATAGAAAAAAAGAATTCTCTTGAAATGTCTAATGGTACGGAAGTCCATAAATTCCAACCCAATTCCATTTACGCTTTGGGTGTAGGGAATCTTCCTGCGTCATTCCATGTGATATCCGAAATAGAGGTTATTTTGATACAGATGCACCCTGGTATGTCGTGCCTGTTCCACAATGATGATGCACACATTTCTACCAATCAGCGGTTTGATATTACCGATATAGACCAAAGTATCAAAGATCTGAACGAAAAGCTGGCTTATGCCGATTCGATTAGGATAAAATGGCAACTTATACAGGAATATCTTATGAGAAAATTCCGGGTAAATCTACCAGACAAATACGGAGCAGTTGCAAAAGCCATCAATATTCTCCAAAAAAGTTCAGGAAATTTTCCTGCCCAGAATTTCAGCGGGCAAGTGTTTACCAGCCACAGAAATCTGAATTATCTTTTTATGGAGTATATTGGTTTCTCACCGAAGAAATATGCCGACATTATCCGTTTTAACACTTTTGTGAATCAATATATAAAAAAACCAGAATTACTGTCTGATATTGCCTTTCAATGTGGTTATCACGATCTTTCACATCTGAATAAAGATTTTATGCGATACATCGGGACTTCTCCGTCGGATTATTTTGAAAACTTTCATTCCGATGTCAATAACTGGTGCGAGCTGGACCGTTTCAATTCTTAAAAATTTCCATTTTTTACAAACAACACTACTTAAAGCGAGAGTACCTTTGGATAGAACTAAGGGTATTTTTTATGCCAAAACGTGTTGAAAATTTAAAATTAAAAAAATGGAAAAATATTTTAAAATTATTACAGTGGTATTTTTTTTGGTCATTACCATATCGTGCAGCAAAGACGATGAAGCCTCTGAACTGAAAACATATCCCGAAGAAAACCCACTGGCACTGTATCTTGAGAAATCTGAATTTAACCAATCGACAGCCAATCATGTTGATACTCTTTATTCTGAACAAGGATTTCAATTTAAGCCAAAAGTAAAAGGTATAATGAAGGCAGTAACACTTAAAATTCCGGATAATGCAACTAATATACGTGTTACTATTTGGAATGCTGATACCCATGTCATTATCAAAACAATAACAGTTCCGAATGTGAATGCCAATACAGAAATACGCCAAGAGATTGAGCCTTTGGAAATGGTTCCTGAAACAAGATACAGTATTGTTTTCAATGGAAATGACTATTACGAACGTTTAAGAGCAAATGGCTCCGAACAAAATGCTCCGATAGATGCCGGAAACGTATCGATAATTTATACCGTTTTTGTTGATGGAAATAGTCAAAATTACCCATGGCCTATGCAAAAAAATCTTATTTGGGCGATATAAGTTTTGTTTTTCAGCAAACAAAATAGTTTTTTTAGTGTAAGTTGTGTATTTAAAAATGAAAACAAAAATTTTAATTATATTTCTTATAATTAGAAGGTAAGAATTATGCTGTAAAGTCAGGCGATACTATATTTATTCTTAGAGAAACTCTACACTTGCATCAAGTCTTTAGAAAATAATCCGGAGATCCTGATAACAATATTCCAGCCTGAATCCAAAGAGGTAGAAGATTTTTTCAGCTACATTAGTGAAAAGAGGGAGGTAGATAAAGATATAATACCAGAAGGATGGTAAATTAAAAACGACTATGGAAAGAAAAAGTAAAATATTAATCCTGTTTTTTATTGCTGTAGTAGCGGTGTCACTTACAGGATTTTTCAATTCTTATATTAGATTTTTGCCGGAACCAGATAGGTTTCCGTTGGTTATTCATATTCATTTTGCGGCGTTTGTCTGTTGGTTTGCCTTACTTATTATTCAACCTGTTTTGATAAAGCAGAAAAAGTATGAGCTGCATCATACAATAGGGAAATTGTCCTATTTTATTGCTCCGGTGTTGGTTGTTACTATTCTTATTTTGGTAACGAGTCAAACCAGGCGAGAAATACATATTTCTGAAGACAGAGCTGCGGTTACTGCATTCATTGGTTTGTTGGATGCCATTTCGTTTTCTGTATATTATCTCATTGCTATGTTAAATA
This region of Chryseobacterium vaccae genomic DNA includes:
- a CDS encoding VOC family protein, with product MHPKFEAGINIAIKIPKNKYEKTIAFYKNILKLDVEEKPINNPTVSRTHQVKFGSNIVWLDCVDNYTHSETWLQLTVPNVEEATQYLQSNGVETCDEIEELPENMHWITDPAGTVFNLQQT
- a CDS encoding bacteriocin-like protein; protein product: MKNLKKIQRQEMKVIKGGINCPGGQICLIGGKWQCMPYDGCGGGNQP
- a CDS encoding bacteriocin-like protein — translated: MKNYKKISRDQLKSINGGAAGCSEACCPPPGIKKCPWVLCYAPCDILM
- a CDS encoding YciE/YciF ferroxidase family protein yields the protein MAKSTTKKTSASKSTATKKTIKTPAKKGAAKELKDLFENSLKDIYWAEKALVKALPKMHKNATDKKLKEAIEAHLLETQIHVKRLEECFKSLKKRPQAKKCDAMQGLLDEGKSIMEETLAGSVRDAGIIAAAQKVEHYEIATYGTLAAYAKVLKENFCLKNFLATLGEEKKCDALLTKVADTRLNSKALQ
- a CDS encoding low affinity iron permease family protein, with the translated sequence MKKNLFDRFSDWAVCFTGSAGAFIGASLMVVAWAATGPMFKFSEVWQMVINTGTTIITFLMVFLIQKAQNKDSKAIQIKLNELIASYENASNRLVDIEDLSEDELDQLHKFYEKLGKSPGNKKGPSGKRDDKYKQSRYK
- a CDS encoding catalase — translated: MKKSKENKNEKLNQLESLSTSNDIEMLTTNQGLKINNNQDSLKSEERGPTLLEDFILREKITHFDHERIPERIVHARGSGAHGVFKLHKNMEKYTKAGFLNQVGKETPVFVRFSTVAGSKGSTDLARDVRGFAVKFYTEEGNYDLVGNNIPVFFIQDAMKFPDLIHAVKPEPDNEIPQAASAHDTFWDFISLMPESMHMIMWAMSDRAIPRSLRMMEGFGVHTFKFINNEGTVNFVKFHFKPKLGVHSVAWDEAQKISGIDPDFHKRDLWEAIENGNFPEWDFGVQIIPEEDENDFDFDLLDPTKLIPEELIPVQIIGTLTLNKNPENFFAETEQVAFHPGHLIPGIDFSNDPLLQGRLFSYTDTQLSRLGSPNFHEIPINRSVNGVHNNQRDGHMRQQIVKGKVSYEPNTIGGGCPFQAMMKEGGFTSHQERVSGNKIRARSKSFVDHYSQAKLFYNSQSDHERKHIQKALIFELSKVNIPDIRERVVGQLGYIDRDLAAKVGEKLGIKVKKLDQPNQSIPADQNPDTLQSESLEPKPDKSEALSMHNTIKDTIKSRVIGFIVANGFNEDKVNILKNKLESLHARVDFIAPSMAPVKSEKGTLINPKHTLTNTASVCFDALYICSGKNAVQELLNSENKNGVLNFVNEAYRHCKAIYFGDETEEIYIFSNISDKKHDDPAVITSEHQNGIEKFVKAVAGHRVWELETERNS
- a CDS encoding AraC family transcriptional regulator; translation: MDHQPLPITPALDRYIASASYFLQSAGEFCEFKMVPRMFSTLFFVIEKKNSLEMSNGTEVHKFQPNSIYALGVGNLPASFHVISEIEVILIQMHPGMSCLFHNDDAHISTNQRFDITDIDQSIKDLNEKLAYADSIRIKWQLIQEYLMRKFRVNLPDKYGAVAKAINILQKSSGNFPAQNFSGQVFTSHRNLNYLFMEYIGFSPKKYADIIRFNTFVNQYIKKPELLSDIAFQCGYHDLSHLNKDFMRYIGTSPSDYFENFHSDVNNWCELDRFNS
- a CDS encoding DUF4082 domain-containing protein, translated to MEKYFKIITVVFFLVITISCSKDDEASELKTYPEENPLALYLEKSEFNQSTANHVDTLYSEQGFQFKPKVKGIMKAVTLKIPDNATNIRVTIWNADTHVIIKTITVPNVNANTEIRQEIEPLEMVPETRYSIVFNGNDYYERLRANGSEQNAPIDAGNVSIIYTVFVDGNSQNYPWPMQKNLIWAI